The proteins below are encoded in one region of Paraflavitalea devenefica:
- a CDS encoding RNA polymerase sigma-70 factor, translating to MKSAEDAMIYLFQQGDENAFATIYHLQYPVIYYYARHFVPDAQDARDITTETFVKLWKLRANFDNIHKISTFLHITTRNACIDVLRHKKWKAGKHQQLIQLLMEDEAMIARNNSPMAAATRFVHGLAEGELLSRIYAVIEKLPPQRKAIFKMSFLEGMKNGEIAAHLDISVQTVQNQKTIALKFLRMIFCRSQGLPVVRRTPLAHGIPVERRRRSAGVLTEESGGQVA from the coding sequence ATGAAATCAGCCGAGGATGCAATGATATACCTGTTCCAGCAAGGCGATGAAAATGCCTTTGCTACGATCTACCACTTGCAATACCCTGTTATTTATTATTATGCCAGGCATTTTGTGCCGGACGCCCAGGATGCCCGGGATATTACCACCGAAACATTTGTGAAACTCTGGAAGTTACGGGCCAACTTCGACAATATTCATAAGATCAGCACCTTCCTGCATATTACAACCCGCAATGCCTGTATAGATGTATTGCGCCATAAGAAATGGAAAGCAGGTAAGCACCAGCAGTTGATACAGTTACTGATGGAGGATGAAGCGATGATCGCCCGCAATAACTCGCCCATGGCTGCTGCTACCCGGTTTGTACATGGACTGGCAGAAGGGGAGTTACTGAGCCGCATATACGCTGTCATAGAAAAGTTGCCCCCACAGCGTAAAGCCATTTTTAAGATGTCCTTTCTCGAAGGCATGAAGAATGGAGAGATTGCTGCTCATTTAGATATCAGTGTACAGACGGTGCAAAACCAGAAGACAATTGCGCTTAAGTTCCTGCGTATGATCTTTTGCCGGTCCCAGGGGCTTCCGGTGGTGCGCAGAACTCCGTTGGCTCATGGCATTCCTGTGGAGAGAAGAAGACGATCAGCAGGAGTCCTTACGGAAGAAAGCGGCGGGCAGGTTGCTTAA
- a CDS encoding phosphatase PAP2 family protein gives MHYRLKIMVVVIITISAINPATAQYTDTSGRVIPATDTIPREVNWSIPVPQRAFPLRSLIIPAAMISYGVTSLASHGLKDVNRSIKEELAIEHPHNKVSIDNYLQYAPALAVYGLNAAGIKGKHNFKDRTILYGMSMLISNSAVFSIKKFSGEKRPDGSDYYSFPSGHTANAFVAAEFMRQEYKDVSPWYGVAGYAMAATTGYLRMYNNKHWFSDVVAGAGVGIASTKLAYWLYPMLQRGLSKNKKLNTVIMPTYQDGAVGVGLVHKF, from the coding sequence ATGCATTACCGGTTAAAAATCATGGTGGTGGTCATTATAACAATTTCCGCCATCAATCCAGCTACTGCACAATACACGGACACTTCGGGCCGTGTCATCCCGGCTACAGATACCATACCCAGGGAAGTAAACTGGAGTATACCTGTGCCACAACGGGCATTTCCCCTTAGGTCACTCATTATCCCTGCCGCCATGATCTCATACGGCGTTACATCGCTGGCCAGTCATGGTTTAAAGGACGTTAACCGCAGCATTAAAGAAGAGCTGGCGATTGAACACCCGCATAACAAGGTTTCTATAGACAACTACCTGCAATATGCACCGGCACTGGCCGTATATGGTTTGAATGCCGCGGGTATTAAAGGCAAACATAACTTTAAGGACCGTACCATCCTGTATGGTATGTCCATGCTCATTTCCAACAGCGCCGTATTCTCCATTAAAAAATTCAGTGGCGAGAAGCGCCCCGATGGTTCAGATTACTACTCTTTTCCTTCCGGTCATACTGCCAATGCTTTTGTAGCGGCAGAATTTATGCGGCAGGAATACAAGGATGTGAGTCCCTGGTATGGCGTGGCAGGTTATGCCATGGCCGCCACTACAGGTTACCTGCGCATGTACAACAACAAGCACTGGTTCAGCGATGTGGTGGCCGGCGCTGGTGTGGGTATAGCCTCCACCAAACTGGCTTACTGGCTATACCCCATGCTCCAACGCGGTTTATCCAAAAACAAGAAGCTCAATACCGTCATTATGCCTACTTACCAGGATGGCGCAGTAGGTGTAGGACTGGTACATAAATTCTAA
- the metE gene encoding 5-methyltetrahydropteroyltriglutamate--homocysteine S-methyltransferase, whose amino-acid sequence MLTNNLGYPRMGSHRQLKKACEQYWTGAISRQELFLAAKRIQEDNWTLQAAAGIDLIPCNDFSFYDQVLDMSLLLGVIPTRYAPVVTDVKDNTEIDLYFAMARGYQRHGLDITAMEMTKWFDTNYHYIVPEFTHDQSFKLFSNRLFSEFSGAKYVTGKTPKPVLIGPVSYLLLGKEKGSVPFDRIDLIKKLVPVYVEILNKLKDDYRADWIQLDEPFLAMDLTEKQQQAYKYAYAEIKKHCPHVKTLLTTYFEGLQENTELAVSLPVCALHVDLVRAPRQLDDILSSIPPKLSLSLGVVDGRNIWKNDYSQSLSLIRKAIDRLGAERVMIAPSCSLLHTPFDLDLETGLNPVIRNWMAFAKQKLQEVRELAAIVNGNTSLLVANQQAQESRSTSALIHKPAVKERVATITAKDGERNSPFAIRQQVQRQLFQLPLFPTTTIGSFPQTDDIRQLRARLKKGELTQAEYDTAIEQATLEAIRWQEETGLDVLVHGEFERNDMVEYFGEQLDGFVFTKNGWVQSYGSRCVKPPIIVGDVSRPADMTVRWSSFAQAQTTRFMKGMLTGPVTILQWSFVRNDQPRSVTTNQIALAIRDEVVALEKAGISIIQVDEPAIREGLPLRKKDWGAYLQWAVRAFRISVSGVKDETQIHTHMCYSEFNDIIEHIAAMDADVITIETSRSQMELLEAFAHFKYPNEIGPGVYDIHSPRVPSVAEMVSLLEKAATLLPARNVWVNPDCGLKTRKWPETKTALENMVKAAAIARAEVEKKIVA is encoded by the coding sequence ATGCTGACAAACAACCTGGGCTACCCGCGTATGGGCAGCCACCGCCAACTCAAAAAGGCCTGTGAACAGTACTGGACAGGCGCCATCTCCCGGCAGGAGCTATTCCTGGCCGCCAAAAGGATCCAGGAAGATAACTGGACGCTGCAGGCCGCAGCCGGCATTGATCTGATTCCCTGTAATGATTTTAGTTTTTATGACCAGGTGCTGGACATGTCATTGCTCCTGGGCGTTATCCCCACCCGTTATGCACCGGTGGTAACCGATGTGAAGGACAACACAGAGATTGATCTCTATTTTGCCATGGCCAGGGGCTACCAGCGTCATGGCCTTGATATTACGGCCATGGAGATGACAAAATGGTTTGATACGAATTACCATTATATCGTACCTGAGTTTACACATGACCAGTCGTTTAAGCTGTTCTCCAACCGGCTCTTCAGTGAGTTCAGCGGGGCAAAGTATGTGACCGGCAAAACGCCCAAGCCTGTTTTGATAGGTCCTGTTTCCTATTTGCTGTTGGGCAAAGAAAAAGGAAGCGTGCCTTTTGACAGGATAGACCTGATCAAAAAGCTGGTGCCGGTGTATGTTGAGATACTGAATAAGCTGAAAGATGATTACCGGGCCGACTGGATACAACTGGATGAACCTTTCCTGGCCATGGACCTCACGGAAAAGCAACAGCAGGCCTATAAGTATGCCTATGCAGAGATTAAGAAGCATTGCCCGCATGTGAAGACCCTGCTTACCACTTATTTTGAAGGCCTGCAGGAAAATACTGAACTGGCCGTTAGCCTGCCGGTTTGCGCTTTGCATGTAGACCTGGTGCGGGCGCCGCGGCAACTGGATGACATTTTAAGCAGCATACCGCCCAAACTGTCGCTTTCACTGGGTGTTGTTGATGGCAGGAATATCTGGAAGAATGATTACAGCCAATCGCTGTCCCTGATCCGGAAAGCGATTGACAGGCTGGGGGCGGAGCGCGTGATGATCGCACCTTCCTGCTCCTTACTGCATACGCCTTTTGACCTTGACCTGGAAACTGGTCTTAATCCTGTGATCAGGAACTGGATGGCTTTCGCCAAACAGAAGCTGCAGGAGGTAAGAGAACTGGCCGCTATTGTAAATGGCAATACTTCTTTGCTGGTCGCCAACCAGCAGGCGCAGGAAAGCCGCAGCACCTCAGCGCTTATCCATAAGCCGGCAGTAAAAGAACGGGTAGCAACCATTACAGCCAAAGACGGTGAACGCAATAGCCCTTTTGCTATACGCCAACAGGTACAGCGCCAACTGTTCCAGCTTCCTTTGTTTCCTACTACTACGATCGGATCATTTCCGCAAACGGATGATATCCGGCAATTGCGCGCCCGCTTAAAAAAGGGGGAGCTTACCCAGGCTGAATATGATACCGCTATTGAGCAGGCTACCCTGGAAGCCATCCGCTGGCAGGAAGAGACGGGGCTGGACGTATTGGTGCATGGCGAGTTTGAGCGCAATGATATGGTAGAATATTTTGGGGAACAGCTTGACGGATTTGTGTTTACGAAAAACGGATGGGTACAAAGCTATGGCAGCCGCTGCGTGAAGCCGCCTATCATTGTGGGCGATGTAAGCAGGCCTGCGGATATGACGGTGCGCTGGAGCAGTTTTGCACAAGCGCAAACGACCCGCTTTATGAAAGGCATGCTCACCGGGCCGGTAACGATCCTGCAATGGTCGTTTGTAAGAAATGACCAGCCGCGTTCTGTGACCACCAACCAGATTGCCCTGGCTATCCGGGATGAAGTGGTGGCGCTGGAAAAAGCAGGTATTAGTATTATACAGGTAGATGAGCCTGCCATCCGGGAAGGATTGCCCCTGCGGAAAAAGGACTGGGGAGCCTACCTGCAATGGGCGGTACGGGCATTCCGTATATCAGTCAGCGGTGTAAAAGATGAAACGCAGATCCATACGCATATGTGCTACAGTGAGTTTAATGATATTATAGAGCATATTGCTGCGATGGATGCCGACGTGATCACGATAGAAACTTCGCGTTCGCAAATGGAGCTGCTGGAAGCGTTTGCACATTTTAAGTATCCCAATGAGATAGGGCCGGGGGTGTATGATATTCATTCGCCCCGCGTGCCATCGGTAGCAGAGATGGTATCACTCCTGGAGAAAGCGGCCACGTTATTGCCGGCGCGCAATGTATGGGTGAATCCCGATTGCGGGCTGAAGACCCGCAAGTGGCCGGAAACAAAAACAGCGCTGGAAAATATGGTGAAGGCCGCCGCTATAGCGAGGGCGGAAGTTGAGAAAAAGATTGTTGCCTGA
- the purU gene encoding formyltetrahydrofolate deformylase: MIIVIQCIDRVGLVAAISGVLAQQQLNIVSLREHVDKTENRFFLRVQVEQEADAAGIAKSLQAVLPPDAAIVVDPLPQKKIVVMVTKEYHCLGDMLIRHYFKTLGAHIQAVIGNYDTLQDICGRFDVPFHHVPHHEALKAVFEEQIKDCIAQYAPDYIVLAKFMRILSPAFVAAFPGRIINIHHSFLPAFAGANPYRQAFERGVKLIGATAHFVTNDLDEGPIIAQQIIPVTHSLTASDMMRAGKEIETAVLAKALRLVFDDRVFVYNNKTVVFE, from the coding sequence ATGATTATCGTCATACAGTGCATAGACAGGGTAGGGCTGGTGGCTGCCATCTCCGGTGTGCTGGCGCAGCAGCAGCTTAATATTGTTTCTTTGCGGGAGCATGTGGACAAGACAGAGAACCGCTTTTTCCTGCGGGTGCAGGTAGAGCAGGAAGCTGATGCTGCAGGGATCGCAAAATCCCTGCAGGCGGTTTTGCCGCCTGATGCAGCCATCGTAGTAGACCCATTGCCGCAAAAGAAGATCGTGGTGATGGTGACCAAAGAGTATCATTGCCTGGGGGATATGCTGATCCGTCATTATTTTAAAACGCTGGGCGCCCATATACAGGCTGTTATCGGTAATTATGATACCCTGCAGGATATCTGCGGCCGCTTTGATGTACCCTTTCACCATGTACCGCATCATGAGGCTCTCAAAGCCGTATTTGAAGAACAGATAAAGGACTGCATAGCACAGTACGCGCCGGATTATATTGTGCTGGCCAAGTTCATGCGCATTTTATCGCCTGCTTTTGTAGCGGCCTTCCCCGGCCGCATCATCAATATCCATCATTCATTTCTGCCTGCCTTTGCCGGCGCCAATCCTTACCGGCAGGCATTTGAGCGCGGCGTGAAGCTGATTGGCGCTACTGCCCATTTTGTAACGAATGACCTTGATGAAGGCCCCATTATTGCCCAGCAGATTATACCGGTGACCCACTCCCTCACAGCCTCTGATATGATGCGGGCCGGTAAAGAAATAGAAACTGCTGTACTGGCCAAAGCGCTACGGCTTGTATTTGATGACCGGGTGTTTGTGTATAATAATAAAACAGTTGTCTTCGAGTAA
- a CDS encoding methyltransferase family protein, with product MVRIGNFFFKHRNGLFIVLYLLLFVPSAPLFSEQYFGAGYYYWPLITGLLVTVMGQVIRGATIGLAYIIRGGKDGKVYAEDLVTTGIFHHCRNPLYVGNMLMLLGVGILSNSLLYVVVVMPLFILIYQSIVLAEENFLRGKFGQAFVSYCSRVNRWLPMLKRLGTTFSSMQFNWKRWLLKEYNTQYIWLSGIVLILLFRYPQLTGYDSHFRNILGAVLLPLLLVWYLFVRYLKKSGKLKE from the coding sequence ATGGTCAGGATCGGTAATTTCTTTTTTAAGCACAGGAATGGATTGTTTATAGTACTCTACCTGCTATTGTTCGTTCCTTCTGCCCCTTTATTCAGTGAGCAATATTTCGGGGCCGGTTATTATTACTGGCCGCTCATCACCGGACTGTTGGTTACTGTGATGGGGCAGGTTATACGCGGCGCCACGATCGGATTGGCTTATATTATCCGGGGCGGTAAGGATGGTAAGGTGTATGCAGAAGACCTTGTTACGACTGGTATTTTTCATCATTGCCGTAATCCCTTGTATGTGGGCAATATGCTGATGCTGCTGGGTGTAGGTATTCTCTCTAATTCACTCCTGTATGTGGTGGTGGTTATGCCGCTGTTCATACTCATTTACCAGTCTATTGTACTGGCGGAAGAAAACTTCCTGCGCGGGAAATTCGGGCAGGCCTTCGTAAGTTATTGCAGCCGGGTAAACCGGTGGCTGCCTATGCTCAAGAGACTGGGTACAACTTTTAGCTCGATGCAATTTAACTGGAAGCGCTGGCTGCTTAAAGAGTATAATACCCAATATATCTGGCTTTCCGGTATCGTACTGATCTTACTGTTCAGGTATCCGCAGTTAACCGGTTATGATAGCCACTTCAGGAATATTTTAGGGGCCGTTTTGTTGCCACTCCTGCTGGTATGGTATCTTTTTGTCCGATATTTGAAGAAATCGGGCAAACTGAAAGAATAA
- the cmoA gene encoding carboxy-S-adenosyl-L-methionine synthase CmoA, whose product MNRPSMHKDEVFKEVYSKPADFTFSSKVAGVFDDMVNRSVPFYEEMQRMVAELAADHCIPHTKVYDLGCSTGTTLIYMDQAVPDDISFIGIDDSADMLSKCRQKLEALPCSHPYALQEEDLNRAVIIQDASVVVLCLTLQFVRPINRERLLREICEGLVPGGVVIIVEKILAENSAFNRDFIKYYYDMKRRHLYSEMEIAQKREALENVLIPYKLSENITLLQKTGFDHCEVFFKWYNFSGIIAKKY is encoded by the coding sequence ATGAACCGACCCTCTATGCATAAAGACGAAGTATTTAAAGAAGTGTATTCAAAGCCTGCTGATTTTACGTTCAGCAGCAAAGTAGCGGGTGTCTTTGACGACATGGTCAACAGGTCCGTCCCTTTTTATGAAGAGATGCAGCGCATGGTGGCCGAACTGGCTGCCGACCATTGTATACCGCATACAAAGGTATATGACCTGGGCTGCTCCACAGGAACTACTCTTATATATATGGACCAGGCGGTCCCGGACGATATCAGCTTTATTGGCATAGATGATTCTGCAGATATGCTCAGCAAATGCCGGCAAAAACTGGAAGCGCTTCCCTGCTCACATCCCTATGCTTTGCAGGAAGAAGACCTTAACCGGGCTGTTATTATCCAGGATGCTTCTGTGGTAGTGCTCTGCCTTACCCTGCAATTCGTGCGTCCTATTAACCGTGAACGCCTGCTGAGGGAGATCTGTGAGGGACTGGTGCCCGGGGGCGTGGTGATTATTGTAGAAAAGATACTGGCCGAAAACAGCGCCTTCAACCGGGACTTTATCAAGTATTATTATGACATGAAACGCAGGCACCTGTACAGTGAGATGGAGATTGCCCAAAAGCGGGAGGCACTTGAAAATGTATTGATCCCATATAAGCTGAGTGAGAATATCACCCTGCTGCAAAAGACTGGATTTGATCATTGTGAGGTATTCTTTAAATGGTATAATTTTTCAGGGATCATTGCAAAAAAATACTAA
- a CDS encoding T9SS-dependent choice-of-anchor J family protein: MRKFISRPLVIILLLCINLSVSAQLTPPPVRCGATEHLEALLKQDPSLKARMQADEERLHQQTLQKIQERTNNPGTRLNAIVTIPVVVHILLPNPGVVTDADVIWQINKLNEDFGGTNADKMNAGVFAASFGQSQIRFCLAQQDPAGNPSNGIDRVVSGITWNRNTSNTLKNPATCGASSWDPGRYFNIWVATSTDGTLGIATFPNTDLLENQGICLTLAGFGNNPAYVSPSFNKGRTAVHEAGHFFYARHIWGDGAGCQSDFPAVAGLPSFADDTPAQSGPTSGCPSGVVAANCAGSNMPPGKMYQNYMDYTDDACYCMFTLNQVARMEAALTLFRSSLMTSNACTPPAAVLNDAALQAIASPAAGTCGNTATNSFCSPVFTPKVTIKNYGTANLTSLAIKAQIDNGAAVTYNWTGNLASLGTATFDITTLTSAMGSHSLKVYVATPNGATDGRNGNDTLTTTYTIQTPLAGPVEQGFELATFPPAGWRLVNPNTGSITWERVTGVAKSGVASARMRFYDYDGSTLHQDFLLSPSINIQEADSIILSFERAYRAYSTSAAEADTLAVVISFDCGVTFSEVWKRGGVNLATVPGTLSSAYAPAAADWINTRVNLKPFVGNATSVIVGFKTVNRYGNNLYIDDVQLNVYAITRDATVSSITEPSRVMCLRDFTPVVKIASQGKDTLRNVKVLFRVDNGPLDSVMWTGALGKTQEAAVPLKLVSLTTSGSHLLTVYTRQPNGQDDHVVSNDTSRVQFTVTDLQTAPLKEGFELATFPPANWAVNSSGKAYTWEPTNRGASEQTGAAWIRNYRFSANGKADDLYMPPLQVGEFDSLVIRFDLSHALSRPAGSTVTPIDTLEVLLTMDCGKTFQSVYKKWGAALQTTGAPGQPITYPAGDTLGHVPTMPAQWRTEYVDISKLVPVRGRFQVVFRSIGKNGNNIWLDKVDIATVTLPALLKKKGYMVGPNPFEEGFSIRHLELPVKLQSVQVTDMLGKVVYKRTFNGNAPAQIPVVIGGGSGVYFVRMKYTDKTITERLLKVR, from the coding sequence GTGCGAAAATTTATCTCCCGGCCCCTCGTTATTATTTTATTGCTATGTATTAATCTTTCAGTATCTGCCCAACTAACGCCACCACCTGTTCGCTGTGGCGCCACAGAACACCTGGAAGCGCTCCTGAAACAGGACCCTTCCCTCAAGGCAAGGATGCAGGCCGACGAAGAACGGCTGCACCAGCAAACCCTCCAAAAGATACAGGAACGTACCAACAATCCAGGCACCCGACTTAATGCCATTGTTACGATACCGGTGGTGGTTCATATCCTGCTGCCCAATCCCGGTGTAGTAACAGATGCAGATGTGATCTGGCAGATCAATAAGCTCAATGAAGATTTTGGCGGCACCAATGCCGATAAGATGAATGCAGGCGTTTTTGCCGCCTCGTTCGGACAATCACAAATACGTTTCTGCCTGGCGCAACAGGACCCTGCCGGTAATCCTTCCAACGGCATTGATCGTGTTGTTTCCGGTATTACCTGGAACAGGAATACCTCTAATACCCTCAAAAATCCCGCTACCTGCGGCGCCAGTTCCTGGGACCCGGGCCGTTATTTTAATATCTGGGTGGCGACGTCAACCGATGGCACACTTGGCATCGCTACTTTTCCCAATACCGACCTGCTTGAGAATCAGGGTATCTGTCTTACGCTGGCCGGGTTCGGCAACAATCCTGCTTATGTGAGCCCTTCTTTTAATAAAGGGCGTACGGCGGTCCATGAAGCGGGCCACTTCTTTTATGCCCGCCACATCTGGGGTGATGGTGCAGGCTGTCAGTCCGATTTCCCTGCTGTAGCGGGATTGCCTTCGTTTGCAGATGATACCCCTGCACAAAGTGGTCCAACTTCGGGATGTCCTTCCGGTGTTGTAGCGGCGAATTGTGCGGGTTCGAATATGCCACCCGGCAAAATGTACCAGAATTATATGGACTATACGGATGATGCCTGCTATTGCATGTTCACCCTCAACCAGGTGGCCAGGATGGAAGCAGCGCTCACCTTATTCAGGTCCAGCCTGATGACCTCCAATGCGTGCACACCTCCGGCTGCGGTGTTGAATGACGCCGCTTTGCAGGCTATTGCATCGCCTGCAGCCGGTACCTGCGGCAATACTGCTACGAATAGTTTTTGCTCACCGGTATTTACTCCTAAGGTCACGATCAAAAATTATGGAACTGCCAACCTTACCAGTCTTGCTATCAAAGCACAGATTGATAATGGTGCTGCAGTCACTTATAACTGGACTGGCAACCTGGCGTCGCTGGGCACTGCTACGTTTGATATTACAACGCTTACATCGGCCATGGGCAGCCATAGCCTGAAGGTATATGTGGCAACACCCAATGGAGCTACTGATGGCAGAAATGGTAATGATACTTTAACTACTACTTATACGATACAGACCCCTTTAGCCGGGCCTGTTGAGCAAGGCTTTGAATTGGCCACTTTCCCGCCGGCAGGATGGCGTCTTGTCAATCCAAATACCGGCAGCATCACCTGGGAAAGAGTTACAGGAGTTGCTAAATCCGGTGTTGCATCGGCCCGCATGCGGTTCTATGATTATGACGGCAGCACGCTGCACCAGGATTTTCTGCTGTCTCCCTCCATCAATATCCAGGAGGCGGATTCCATTATCCTGTCTTTTGAACGCGCCTATAGAGCGTACAGCACCAGCGCTGCTGAAGCCGATACACTGGCTGTTGTTATTTCCTTCGATTGTGGCGTCACTTTTTCAGAGGTGTGGAAACGTGGCGGTGTTAATCTTGCTACTGTACCCGGAACGCTCAGTTCCGCTTATGCACCAGCCGCTGCCGACTGGATAAACACCCGGGTTAACCTGAAACCATTTGTTGGCAATGCCACCAGTGTGATCGTTGGGTTCAAAACAGTTAACAGGTACGGAAATAACCTTTATATAGATGATGTACAACTGAATGTATATGCTATTACACGGGATGCAACAGTCAGCAGCATTACAGAGCCTTCCAGGGTCATGTGCTTACGCGACTTTACACCTGTTGTGAAAATAGCTTCACAGGGCAAGGATACCCTGCGTAATGTGAAAGTACTGTTCCGGGTAGACAACGGACCGTTGGATTCTGTTATGTGGACAGGCGCACTGGGCAAAACCCAGGAGGCAGCGGTACCCTTAAAGCTTGTATCGCTCACCACATCGGGCAGTCACCTGCTTACAGTGTATACGAGGCAGCCTAATGGACAGGACGATCATGTGGTTAGCAATGACACCAGCCGGGTTCAGTTTACAGTAACCGATCTGCAGACTGCGCCGCTCAAAGAAGGTTTTGAGTTGGCCACCTTCCCGCCGGCTAACTGGGCCGTGAATAGTTCCGGCAAGGCCTATACCTGGGAACCAACCAATCGTGGCGCCAGTGAACAAACAGGCGCTGCCTGGATCAGGAATTATCGCTTTAGCGCTAATGGAAAGGCTGATGATCTGTATATGCCCCCGCTACAGGTGGGAGAATTCGACTCCCTGGTTATCCGCTTTGATCTGTCGCACGCCTTATCACGCCCGGCCGGCAGTACGGTAACTCCGATAGATACCCTTGAAGTATTGCTCACGATGGATTGTGGAAAAACTTTCCAGTCTGTCTATAAGAAATGGGGGGCTGCACTGCAAACCACTGGCGCTCCCGGTCAGCCAATCACTTACCCGGCAGGGGACACCCTGGGGCATGTACCCACTATGCCGGCGCAATGGAGAACAGAGTATGTTGATATCAGCAAGCTGGTCCCTGTTCGTGGCCGGTTCCAGGTAGTATTCAGGAGTATTGGTAAGAACGGCAATAATATATGGCTTGATAAAGTTGACATTGCCACGGTGACGTTGCCTGCCTTGCTCAAGAAGAAAGGCTATATGGTAGGGCCTAACCCGTTCGAAGAAGGGTTTAGTATCCGGCACCTGGAATTACCGGTAAAGCTGCAAAGTGTACAGGTTACTGATATGCTTGGTAAAGTGGTGTATAAGCGTACCTTTAATGGCAATGCCCCGGCCCAGATACCTGTAGTTATCGGTGGCGGCAGTGGTGTTTACTTTGTGCGAATGAAGTATACGGATAAGACGATCACGGAGCGACTGTTAAAGGTTCGTTAG
- a CDS encoding THUMP domain-containing class I SAM-dependent RNA methyltransferase yields MNIYTTTGTVIITCHKRTMPYLEQEVKELGYAIDETFVTGVRLKATVNECIRLNLNLRCASQVLYSLRSFKAVNADDVYNNLITYPWEDILPEPGYFSITSNVNNESINNNMYANLRVKDAIIDRVRDKRGTRPSTGSALTGAVIHLFWKNEDAEVFVDTSGDSLARHGYRKIPGQAPMLESLAAATIYATRWDRVSPFVNPMCGSGTVAIEAAMIATNRRPGLFRTNYAFMHLQGYDEQVYLQEDALLEQQIVEVPGLRIIATDYSARAIENARKNAVAAGVAGLIEFTVCDFAATEIPPNVPGIFYVNPEYGERLGEVAELEKTYSRIGDFMKQKCGGYFGYVFTGNLELAKKIGLKATRRIEFYTSIIDCRLLEYELYSGKRS; encoded by the coding sequence ATGAACATATATACCACTACAGGGACCGTTATTATTACCTGCCATAAACGCACGATGCCTTACCTGGAGCAGGAAGTAAAAGAACTTGGTTATGCTATAGATGAAACTTTTGTAACGGGGGTGCGATTAAAAGCTACCGTTAATGAGTGTATCAGGTTAAACCTCAACCTGCGTTGCGCCAGCCAGGTGCTCTACAGCCTCAGGTCTTTCAAGGCGGTGAATGCCGATGATGTATATAATAACCTGATCACTTATCCCTGGGAAGATATATTGCCTGAGCCCGGTTATTTTTCCATTACCAGCAATGTGAATAATGAGAGCATCAATAATAATATGTATGCAAACCTGCGGGTAAAAGATGCCATTATCGACAGGGTAAGGGATAAGAGAGGCACACGTCCTTCTACCGGTTCGGCCTTAACAGGTGCTGTGATCCATTTGTTCTGGAAAAATGAAGATGCTGAAGTGTTCGTTGATACTTCAGGTGATTCGCTGGCCCGCCACGGATACCGCAAGATACCTGGCCAGGCGCCCATGCTGGAATCACTGGCCGCAGCTACTATTTATGCCACCCGCTGGGACAGGGTAAGCCCGTTTGTGAACCCGATGTGTGGTTCCGGCACAGTAGCTATTGAAGCAGCCATGATCGCCACCAACCGAAGGCCCGGCCTGTTCAGGACCAATTATGCTTTTATGCACCTGCAGGGTTACGATGAACAGGTATACCTGCAGGAGGATGCATTGCTGGAGCAGCAAATAGTGGAAGTGCCCGGTCTTCGTATTATCGCCACAGATTATAGTGCCCGGGCCATTGAGAATGCCCGCAAAAATGCCGTTGCCGCCGGCGTGGCCGGCCTGATCGAGTTTACTGTTTGTGATTTTGCAGCTACGGAAATACCGCCCAACGTACCTGGTATTTTTTATGTTAACCCCGAATATGGCGAACGATTGGGAGAAGTAGCCGAACTTGAAAAGACATACAGCCGCATAGGTGATTTTATGAAACAAAAATGCGGAGGTTATTTTGGCTATGTATTTACCGGTAATCTTGAACTGGCGAAAAAGATTGGCCTCAAAGCAACACGGCGGATAGAGTTTTATACGAGCATTATTGATTGCCGCCTGCTGGAATATGAGCTGTACAGCGGGAAACGTTCCTGA